The genomic DNA TTCTGTTGCGGTTGCAGGCCTGCCAAACGTGTCGTAGGTATATTCATACACCGTTTTAAATCCGCCCTCGTAGTTCACCTGTGAGGCCTTCAGATTGCCAAAACTGTCAAATTGTTGCTAAGTCATGATTTTAAAACAGAATTTTATGGAATATAAATCATATTTTCATCATATTCGATTTCTGGAGGATTTGGCTTAATGAAAAAATCAATATATTTGATTTGTCCTGGTAACCCACCATAGTCTTCGTGTGGAAACGTAGGAATATATAATGCAGTATAAAGTAACTGCATAAATTCATATGCAGGAATAGGTTCATTTAACTGTGATTCGTTCACTGTCAAGGTTGAATAATTAACCAGATTGTTACTGTTAATTAAACCTATTTCCTCTGCAAATCTGAAGTTTTTATAATCATCTTCCCATGTGCACAACGCATCCCATAGATCGTCACGAATTCTATTAAAAACAGTAAATAAACGGGTAACCAAAGAAATCGCCTCATAGTATGTAATATTTTCATCAAGAGCTGCAAGATGTTTTCCTTCTGAATCTTCTCTACCAGAAATCAATGGGTCAAAACTTAATGCTTCTAATAGCGAACAATCATACGTTCCCGGGACAAGATCCGTGAAATATGTAGAATTTTGAAACCATTCCATCACATTTTCTGGTTTGCTTAGTTCTCTGCTTCCTTCATACCTTACAATACACACCATTTCGAAGGCGTTTCTTCGGTTTATTGGGTCATCTCTATCCCATTTTTCAGTGGGGTTACGCACAATATCTAATTGTGACAGTGTGTTTGCCGCGTTTCGAAGATTATCTCTAATAATAGCTTCATGATCATCTTGTTTTAAATTTCTTGGATTATCATTATAGTCGGCAAAAACAGTGTTTATTGATATTAAAAAAATCATTATACAAATACATATACAACATAATTTTTTCATCTAAAATTTCCCTCCATATAATTTAATTGTATATCATACCAAATATACAAAGACTGCATTAAAGACACGCCATAGCTTTCAGAAAATATCTTCCTACTATATTTTTGGGTAGTCTGCCATGGCCATGTCCCATATGCATTTGGATGAACGCCTATCCCGTTATATTTTGATACATCGCGCGGCGCATACCCCATTTCCTGTCTGAATTTTTCTTCAACTGTTATTGCAGCTGCTTCCTTATATCCCTCTAATGCTTTATTATGGATATCCCCCTCAACGTCATCAAGTATATTTTTTCTTACCTCACTGTCATATCCATTTCTTAAGGAATATACATGGGTGGCTTCGTGTATTAACCGGGACTGTACTTCAGAATCCGGTATTCGTGTCAAATTACCTTCTGAATCTTCCATTGAAAGCCCAACGTCAATCGAAGTACTTGAACTGCTTCCTTCGAGAGTTGAATTCTCATTAAAATTTATATTAAATTTTACAGGAGATTCAATTAACCAATTCAGCAAGGCCATTCCAGTTTCAGAGGCATTTTCACCGCTTCCTTCAATTTTCATCAATTTTTTATTTTTATACTCAAAAGTCAATTCATCTGTTCCATAAATGGCATACGCCTGTTGTTTAAAAAATTCATACTCATCCTCGTTTCGAAATTTTAAATACAGCCCCCACGGATCGGTAAACTTAACGGGAGTGAAGTGTTGGTAGGGATACAAACTTCTTTATAAATGCTTGCTTTTGTTGTTTTTGACTTTTTTCTCTTATGGGGGCAGAATGCTCTGCCCCCATAAAGGAGAATTTTTATTATTGTTCAGCCATTTGCCTTTGTGTTAAAAATTCCAAATATGTCATGCATCGCTCCTCATCAATATTTCCTTCCATCTTAAACCTATTATTTTCCCGATCGTAATATTTGTATCTTTTTTGTTGCAACAACCTTTCAAGCAGTACAAAAAAATTGTCTTGGCTGATAAAGTCATTAAGATTTTGAATAAAATCATCTTTATCATTTATCAGTCCATTATCTTTCGCTTTTTCAAGGATCAAATCAAAGTCTGTTTTGTCAGATTGCAGACATCTAACCATAAAAGCTAATGTTTCTTTAACTGTTGCTGCACGATTCGGAAAAAAGAAGAAGTCTGTATTTTTTCCTGTATGTGACGTCCTATACGTTGGATAATCAACGATACACTCTTCTCCATATGCAATCTTCGCTCTGTATGCACAACCAAAATAGGAATAAGAATCCGTATCTTCAAAAGCTACAAAATCGGCTCCATTTAATTTTTCTATGTCCTCATTAGTTACTCCAATCACTCTCGTAATTGCAACTATGCATTCCGCGCGAGTTACTGTATTGGAGTTTGAAAGGTAGCTTTCATCAATAATATTAAGTTCAGTCAACATATCTCTTTCCACAGAAATATCACTATCCGCATACACTGTATTCATCCCCAATAAGCAAATTACTAACAAAGCAATCGATATAATTCTTTCCAAAGCAAACACTCCCTTTATTTAATACGCAGTTCTTTTATTGAGCCCTTGTTCCGCCCGCAACGTATTTTCTGTTAATGATCCTGGCCAAGGTAAATAGAATCTGCGGAAGGCGTAGACACCATTTGGATTTGGAAACTCTACAACATGGGCTAAACCTACAGTATTATATTCCTCTGATATGTTTAATTTATCTCCATTTGCATTATATCTATCATCCATAACCAGCCCTTTATTTGTATAACGATATACCGTTCTTGACGGATCAGCTAAAGTACCATTCATATGATGTGTTGCGTGAATCAACTCGTGCCCAAGGAGTATATGTGCTACGTCCTTATGGTCTTGCCATACCGAACCACCATTACCGTCGGAAACCATATATCCCCAATTACCACCTTCTTCATCCCAATCATTCATGCGCACAATGGCACCACCATCTAAGTAATCCACATAACAACCATCGTTTTCTACGTATTCTCGTTGAATCTGGCAATCAAAATCATTATTGCCAATCATATCAGAAACCATTTTTGAACCCGCCGTTAAGGTTTTATCCGTGTTCATTGTGCCAGTATTCACAATCGTTACAATGCCTGTTTCTTTATCATAGGTTAGTTCATCATTTGTCAATGCTTGTAACTGGTCAAAAGACCTTTGCATTTCGTCTTCAGAACCAACAAGCGTAATTATCAATCCACTCGGATCCACAAACTTCAACGGATTGCCACCACAATAGCTAAACCAGTTCAAACCGTCTTTTGCAGGGTCTTCAGTTAAGAACCGTCCTGATGTGGGGTCTAAGTATCGCATGCGGAGGTAGATATAACCCGACTCGGGGTCGTGGTATTCTCCACGGTAGCCGAAGTTATCAGCAAATTTTTACTCGTAATCTTATACAAAATTTATTAATCGTGCTTTTAATATC from Congzhengia minquanensis includes the following:
- a CDS encoding M91 family zinc metallopeptidase — encoded protein: MQRSFDQLQALTNDELTYDKETGIVTIVNTGTMNTDKTLTAGSKMVSDMIGNNDFDCQIQREYVENDGCYVDYLDGGAIVRMNDWDEEGGNWGYMVSDGNGGSVWQDHKDVAHILLGHELIHATHHMNGTLADPSRTVYRYTNKGLVMDDRYNANGDKLNISEEYNTVGLAHVVEFPNPNGVYAFRRFYLPWPGSLTENTLRAEQGLNKRTAY